Proteins encoded together in one Benincasa hispida cultivar B227 chromosome 1, ASM972705v1, whole genome shotgun sequence window:
- the LOC120087496 gene encoding glycine-rich protein A3-like: MGGGKDKHDESDKGLFSHLAHGLAHGAGHPHGGYPPPGGYPPPGGYPPAHGYPPQAYPPQHGYPPAGYPPSAYPPGAYPGPSAPHHSGHGMGGMLAGGAAAAAAAYGAHHIAHGAGHYGGAGHYGHGGKFKHHGKFKHGKFGKHKHGKHGMFGGGKFKKWK, translated from the exons ATGGGGGGTGGAAAAGATAAACATGATGAATCTGACAAAGGTTTATTCTCGCATCTGGCTCATGGTCTTGCTCATGGAGCTGGACATCCTCATGGAGGATATCCACCCCCTGGTGGGTATCCCCCACCTGGAGGGTATCCTCCAGCCCATGGCTATCCACCCCAAGCATATCCCCCCCAACATGGCTACCCCCCGGCTGGCTACCCTCCGAGTGCTTATCCTCCTGGTGCATATCCTGGTCCCTCTGCTCCACACCATTCAG GGCACGGCATGGGAGGAATGCTGGCCGGGGGTGCTGCCGCTGCAGCAGCTGCATATGGAGCTCATCATATTGCTCATGGTGCTGGTCACTATGGTGGTGCTGGTCACTATGGTCATGGTGGAAAATTCAAGCACCATGGGAAGTTCAAGCATGGGAAGTTTGGTAAGCACAAACATGGGAAGCACGGCATGTTCGGTGGTGGAAAATTCAAGAAATGGAAGTGA